A region from the Haloarcula limicola genome encodes:
- a CDS encoding DUF389 domain-containing protein, which yields MSEEHESEVASVLDDEGADYTALSEDGTTHVFAPVPTPAVGDVLDAIEERDVGSDAYSVVTRAEFAETPRLPDLQERYSSTVRTLSSQELRGKIREMQWPYQIYYVGTLLSVIAAAAGLLADLPALVIGSMIIAPQVSSALAVPAGTILGDWEMVTSSLRNQVLGLALGIAGAALFAVLLRQFGFVSPRMAVTNLELLGLRASPTLLSTIGAIVAGIVGAFGYTTEQSTSLIGVMVAAAIVPAVAAVGIGIAWSVPVFTYGAFLLLAVNLLAINIGATCTLVAMGYLPKWWQRDGPHLREFRRSLPSKDRVTVYAMLGLLLVAAAGTGALTGLNIAFAQDVERETEETLSQPAYDSLTLIDVQPAYGGPPETDEPVEVTVAVSRTANESYPDIAATLERGIERRTGQDVKVVVEFTGTRTAK from the coding sequence GTGTCCGAAGAACACGAGTCCGAGGTGGCGTCGGTTCTCGACGACGAGGGAGCCGACTATACGGCACTTTCCGAGGACGGTACCACGCACGTGTTCGCGCCCGTGCCGACGCCGGCCGTCGGCGACGTCCTCGACGCCATCGAGGAGCGAGACGTCGGCAGCGACGCCTACTCGGTGGTGACGAGAGCGGAGTTCGCAGAGACGCCCCGGTTGCCGGACCTACAGGAGCGGTACTCCTCGACGGTGCGGACCCTCTCGAGTCAGGAGCTGCGGGGGAAGATTCGAGAGATGCAGTGGCCCTACCAGATCTATTACGTTGGGACGCTGCTCAGCGTCATCGCGGCGGCCGCGGGGCTGCTCGCCGACCTGCCGGCGCTGGTCATCGGGTCGATGATCATCGCGCCCCAGGTCAGTTCGGCGCTCGCGGTCCCGGCCGGGACGATACTCGGCGACTGGGAGATGGTCACGTCGAGCCTGCGGAATCAGGTCCTCGGCCTCGCGCTCGGCATCGCCGGTGCGGCTCTGTTCGCGGTACTGCTGCGGCAGTTCGGGTTCGTCTCTCCGAGGATGGCGGTCACGAACCTCGAACTGCTCGGGCTCCGGGCCTCGCCGACGTTGCTCTCGACGATCGGGGCCATCGTCGCGGGTATCGTCGGTGCCTTCGGGTACACGACCGAGCAGTCGACGTCGCTCATCGGCGTGATGGTGGCGGCGGCCATCGTCCCCGCCGTCGCCGCGGTCGGCATCGGCATCGCGTGGTCGGTGCCCGTGTTCACCTACGGAGCCTTCCTCCTGCTGGCGGTGAACCTCCTCGCTATCAACATCGGCGCGACCTGCACGCTGGTGGCGATGGGCTACCTGCCGAAGTGGTGGCAGCGAGACGGACCCCACTTGCGCGAGTTCAGGCGCTCGCTCCCGTCGAAGGACCGGGTCACGGTGTACGCGATGCTCGGCCTCCTCCTCGTCGCCGCCGCAGGCACCGGTGCCCTCACCGGACTGAACATCGCGTTCGCACAGGACGTCGAACGGGAGACCGAGGAGACGCTCTCGCAACCGGCGTACGACTCGCTCACCCTGATCGACGTGCAGCCGGCCTACGGCGGGCCGCCAGAGACCGACGAGCCGGTCGAGGTGACGGTAGCGGTGAGCCGCACCGCGAACGAGTCGTATCCCGACATCGCCGCGACGCTCGAACGCGGCATCGAGCGGCGAACCGGACAGGACGTGAAGGTCGTCGTCGAGTTCACCGGCACTCGAACGGCGAAGTGA
- a CDS encoding serine/threonine-protein kinase RIO2 translates to MVQNVASVMTELEPEDFHLLSGVEQGMRFSEYVNREKLTEFSRLSEENVDYRLDRCADRELLERKTMQYEGFKLTFEGYDALALHTFVERDTIEGFGAPLGVGKESDVYEVQSYKPMALKYHREGYTNFREVMKEREYTADRDHVSWLYTARKAAEREYEALETLYPDVSVPQPIDTNRHAIIMEKIDGVELSRTGLEPEQVVPLLELVLDEMQTAYREGFVHADMSEYNVFVTTQGIVVFDWPQAVPTDHENARELLTRDVDNIVSYFQRKYPAEVDDVDVDAVADAVATDSFESLAGY, encoded by the coding sequence ATGGTCCAGAACGTGGCTTCCGTGATGACGGAGTTGGAACCCGAGGACTTCCACCTCCTGTCGGGCGTCGAGCAGGGGATGCGCTTCTCCGAGTACGTCAATCGCGAGAAGCTGACCGAGTTCTCCCGGCTGAGCGAGGAGAACGTGGACTATCGGTTGGACCGCTGTGCCGACCGGGAGCTGCTCGAACGCAAGACGATGCAGTACGAGGGGTTCAAACTCACCTTCGAGGGCTACGACGCGCTCGCGTTGCATACCTTCGTCGAGCGGGACACGATCGAGGGCTTCGGCGCACCGCTGGGCGTGGGTAAAGAGAGCGACGTCTACGAGGTGCAGTCCTACAAGCCGATGGCGCTGAAGTACCACCGCGAAGGGTACACCAACTTCCGCGAGGTGATGAAAGAGCGCGAGTACACCGCCGACCGCGACCACGTCTCGTGGCTCTACACCGCCCGGAAAGCCGCCGAACGAGAATACGAGGCCCTCGAAACCCTGTATCCCGACGTCTCGGTCCCCCAGCCGATCGACACCAACCGCCACGCCATCATCATGGAGAAGATCGACGGCGTCGAGCTCTCCCGGACCGGTCTCGAACCCGAACAGGTCGTCCCGCTGCTGGAACTCGTCTTGGACGAAATGCAGACGGCCTACCGCGAAGGGTTCGTCCACGCGGACATGAGCGAGTACAACGTCTTCGTCACGACCCAGGGGATCGTCGTCTTCGATTGGCCCCAGGCCGTGCCGACCGACCACGAGAACGCACGCGAATTGCTAACTCGGGACGTGGACAACATCGTGAGCTACTTCCAGCGGAAGTATCCCGCAGAAGTCGACGACGTCGACGTCGACGCGGTGGCCGACGCCGTGGCGACGGACTCGTTCGAGTCGCTGGCCGGCTATTAA
- a CDS encoding ABC transporter substrate-binding protein has translation MADEPRRTRRNVLRTAAGLAGAAALAGCSQSEGGSGTPNDTETSGTDAATSAGTEQTDAETEASSDGSYAVSMEPVGEVTFEAVPETWVANNGSWADMGVALGRDPPEGVWLPSRYHTRYYDEIPDVSVDKSGMKKLWGSSGVGKEQFYSIDADVHVIDPNFLINRAKGWKQSDVDEISENVAPFFGNSIFSTGYEWHQSYPYLSLYEAFGKLAQVFQRTDRYDAFKAYHDETFQSNVANVVPDEGERPAVAIMWAAGNEPEEFSPYLIGEGTSFKQWRDLKVRDALAETDVKDFHATRAAVDYETLLEIDPPMLMLRGHESQTKSEFQDTVVDFMENHDVASQLTAVKNGDVYRGGPLYQGPITNLVVTERAAKQVYGAEDDLFDRERVASIVNGDF, from the coding sequence ATGGCCGACGAACCACGCCGAACGAGACGCAACGTACTGCGGACCGCCGCGGGCCTCGCCGGTGCCGCCGCGCTCGCGGGCTGTTCACAGAGCGAGGGCGGATCGGGGACGCCGAACGACACCGAAACGTCCGGGACGGACGCCGCGACGTCTGCGGGGACCGAGCAGACGGACGCCGAGACGGAAGCATCGAGCGACGGGAGTTACGCCGTGTCGATGGAGCCGGTCGGTGAGGTCACCTTCGAGGCGGTCCCCGAGACGTGGGTCGCCAACAACGGCAGCTGGGCCGACATGGGCGTCGCACTCGGCCGGGACCCGCCCGAGGGCGTCTGGCTCCCGAGCCGATACCACACGCGGTACTACGACGAGATTCCCGACGTCAGCGTCGACAAGAGCGGAATGAAGAAGCTCTGGGGGAGCAGCGGCGTCGGGAAAGAGCAGTTCTACTCGATCGACGCGGACGTCCACGTCATCGACCCGAACTTCCTCATCAATCGCGCGAAGGGCTGGAAGCAGAGCGACGTCGACGAGATCTCCGAGAACGTCGCGCCCTTCTTCGGCAACAGCATCTTCTCGACGGGGTACGAGTGGCACCAGAGCTACCCGTACCTATCGCTGTACGAGGCCTTCGGGAAACTCGCGCAGGTCTTCCAGCGGACCGACCGCTACGATGCGTTCAAGGCGTACCACGACGAGACGTTCCAGTCGAACGTCGCGAATGTCGTCCCCGACGAGGGCGAACGCCCGGCCGTCGCCATCATGTGGGCCGCCGGCAACGAGCCCGAGGAGTTCTCGCCGTACCTCATCGGCGAGGGGACGAGCTTCAAGCAGTGGCGCGACCTGAAGGTTCGAGACGCGCTGGCCGAGACCGACGTCAAGGACTTCCACGCCACCCGGGCGGCCGTCGACTACGAGACGCTGCTCGAGATCGACCCGCCGATGCTCATGCTGCGGGGCCACGAGAGCCAGACGAAATCGGAGTTCCAGGACACCGTCGTCGACTTCATGGAGAACCACGACGTCGCCAGCCAACTCACCGCCGTGAAGAACGGCGACGTCTACCGCGGTGGCCCCCTGTATCAGGGACCGATCACGAACCTCGTCGTGACCGAACGCGCCGCGAAGCAGGTCTACGGCGCTGAGGACGACCTGTTCGACCGAGAGCGCGTTGCGAGCATCGTCAACGGCGACTTCTAA
- a CDS encoding ABC transporter ATP-binding protein yields MARTDGEHGHERVTDTEGVPVESAVVAEDLALSYPNAEETIVDIARLDVPEGEVTALVGPNGSGKSTLLKGLSNHLSPESGTVRLWDREIQSFGEKELARAMGVLSQENESPDSITVEDLVYHGRYPHRGFFESTTEEDREVVKRSLSMAGVEHLRNSEVGQLSGGQKQLAWIAMVLAQDTDVLLLDEPTTFLDLHNQFKVLETVRQLNEQTDVTVAIVLHDIAQAARFADYLVALRDGELYDWGPPTDVVTEQLLADVFGVEATVTHEPELQVLPKRALPDE; encoded by the coding sequence ATGGCGCGGACCGACGGCGAACACGGCCACGAGCGAGTCACCGACACCGAGGGCGTCCCCGTCGAGAGCGCGGTGGTCGCCGAGGACCTCGCGTTGAGCTATCCCAACGCCGAGGAGACCATCGTCGACATCGCCCGACTGGACGTCCCCGAGGGGGAGGTGACCGCCCTCGTCGGCCCGAACGGGAGCGGCAAGAGCACGCTGCTGAAGGGCCTCTCGAACCACCTCTCCCCGGAGTCGGGCACCGTCCGTCTCTGGGACCGGGAGATCCAGTCCTTCGGCGAGAAGGAACTCGCCCGCGCGATGGGCGTCCTCTCACAGGAGAACGAGTCGCCCGACTCCATCACCGTCGAGGACCTGGTCTATCACGGGCGGTATCCCCATCGGGGCTTCTTCGAAAGCACGACCGAGGAGGACCGAGAGGTGGTCAAGCGATCGCTTTCGATGGCCGGCGTCGAACACCTGCGGAACTCGGAGGTCGGGCAGCTCTCCGGCGGGCAGAAACAACTCGCGTGGATCGCGATGGTGCTGGCACAGGACACCGACGTCCTGCTGCTCGACGAGCCGACCACGTTCCTCGACTTACACAACCAGTTCAAGGTGTTAGAGACGGTCCGGCAGCTGAACGAGCAGACGGATGTCACCGTCGCGATCGTCCTCCACGACATCGCACAGGCGGCCCGGTTCGCGGACTACCTCGTCGCGCTGCGAGACGGCGAACTGTACGACTGGGGACCGCCGACGGACGTGGTCACCGAACAGCTCCTCGCCGACGTCTTCGGCGTCGAGGCCACCGTTACCCACGAACCGGAGCTGCAGGTACTCCCGAAGCGGGCGCTCCCCGACGAGTAG